AGGATCATGCTTCCCCTGATCCTCGGCATGGGCTTTATGGGGACCTATTTCCTGAACTACAGCTCCTTCGATTTCATTCTTGTCATGGCCTTCGCCCTCGGGGGGTACATCTTCTCCAAGCTGGAGATTCCCCTGCCGCCCCTGGTGCTGGCCCTGATCCTCGGAGGCACCACGGAACAGTCCTTCAGAAATTCCATGTCCCTCTCCGACGGTTCGCTGGCCATCTTCTTCCAGAAGCCCATCTCCGTGACCCTCATTGTCCTCGCCGCCGTGTCCCTGGTCTATTCGCTTCTGAAGAGGCGGAAGTACGCATCATGAACCGAATTGACGGCCGGCCCCGGCGGTCACTGCTCTACATCCCGGGGAACAACCCGGGCATGATCCAGAACTGCGCCATCTACGGCTCGGACGGAGTCCTCCTCGACCTGGAGGACTCCATCTCCATAACGGAGAAGGACGCCGCCCGGAAACTGGTGAAACATGCCCTGAGAACCCTGAATTTCGGCACCGTGGAACGGGTGGTGCGGATCAACGGCCGGGACACCCCCTTCTTTGAACGGGACCTCGGGGAGATCATCCCGGCCCGGCCGGACGCAGTCCGCATACCCAAGATCGACTCCCCTGACGACGTCAGGGCGGCGGACGACATCATCACCCGCCTTGAAGAAGAAAACGGCATGGAAAGGGGCTCCGTGAGGATCCATGCCATGCTTGAAACCGCCCGGGCCATCGTGAACGCATCCGCCATCGCGTCGTCGTCCCCCCGCATCCTGGGGCTCACCATCGGCGGCCAGGACCTGGCGGCCGACCTCGGAATCAAAATAACCAGGGAAGGCCTGGAGATGCTCTACGCCCGGAGCGCCGTTGTCCTGGCGGCGAAGGCTGCAGGCCTTCTTGCCTTCGACACTGTCTACACCGATATCGAGGATCTGGAGGGA
The sequence above is drawn from the Aminivibrio pyruvatiphilus genome and encodes:
- a CDS encoding HpcH/HpaI aldolase/citrate lyase family protein; the protein is MNRIDGRPRRSLLYIPGNNPGMIQNCAIYGSDGVLLDLEDSISITEKDAARKLVKHALRTLNFGTVERVVRINGRDTPFFERDLGEIIPARPDAVRIPKIDSPDDVRAADDIITRLEEENGMERGSVRIHAMLETARAIVNASAIASSSPRILGLTIGGQDLAADLGIKITREGLEMLYARSAVVLAAKAAGLLAFDTVYTDIEDLEGLREQAAMSVALGFSGKAAIHPSQIAVIHEAFRPDEKDVRKAERIVRGAREAEERGLGVVAVDGRMVDAPVVAQAQRTLELARLAGMEVDAE